From the genome of Aspergillus fumigatus Af293 chromosome 1, whole genome shotgun sequence, one region includes:
- a CDS encoding WD repeat-containing protein yields the protein MKDSLYYRIWRRESGYTSPSKSIRGIYGSKEWIDDLDIVNELGGHTGCVNALCWSRSGQLLASGSDDLHLNIYSYQPESSSAPFTLNTTVYTGHKANIFSAKFMPHSNDRTLVTCAGDSQVRVFDIEYSAGNSNVAATSAFSASARSRRFNNFFSNARYLNERNTNCRVYRSHADRVKRIVTESSPYLFLTCSEDGEVRQWDLRQPSSAYPQPRGGQGFMAYRPGLEHDDSNVPPPLISYKRYHLDLNTISCPSSQPHYIALGGAHLHCFLHDRRMLGRDLLAEKGHPGGLSDSGSHHDDELMGQATRCVRRFAPDGKRRMRPRDNGHITACKISDANPNEMVVSWSGDHIYSFDLVRSPDANDPASAAQRSVHGSPCSRRRRNSKNRKRKRQKGASLSSQSSGNRHQSRRRSAEHDDSGELAFRVRYGNGEMEDIPFPSLSETVSSAPPNVLEQAQYSVLNEAQRLSMRIAKGLVQLRKALFSLEASVREATEAAGPSDLTPYTASFSTVLTLAAEHLPRMGEVMRTWRYPLDPSPEVVSFQQSLRRNRESAWRFVQAAGTLARFLGGEIQSLPEIEDSTMNLFQQIVPAPGENNVIDTKEQFGYDFIKTILLFFEGGRAAVLAGFKSNPFHRRNLARYPIPETADDSDIESVLIPYLQSLAGDYPVVNVDASRFEHDSTRTLFPTQHAAVAAFANALQLPLEDLGHTAARVNGDGGTSHQVRSLDRASATRFWVLRVGRGILMETGTGVNYAFVNRAFGGLRTEIEDNSDSAFPQERLQEDIDGSVEEEPIQDVNLVTLGTSLNGDSRTSNARERRTSPTNGRSGVEDGDSIEHGDAAVVSEDGSDVATEDEGEDEEEDENEEEDEDEGGFDMELDSSDEEEDEDEAEEHLINRYGFRRTRREDVELDVPCSSHTKVYRGHCNIKTVKDVNYFGLNDEYVVSGSDSGHIFIWDRKTTNLVNILEADSEVVNVVQGHPYEPTIAASGIDNTIKIFSPDRHAQDNARRGINILDPDNPANTLGSNVASIGGLKSCKRIHDSYRIMSQNDVDRQGGMSEAYITRSMLARLAATLRQRQTTGGTLVDGAGEGATIVLDENCTVSTWLILGILPGMKTKNILCR from the exons ATGAAGGACTCACTGTATTATCGCATCTGGCGCCGGGAGTCGGGGTACACTTCACCCTCGAAGAGTATTCGTGGCATATATGGCTCCAAGGAATGGATTGACGATTTGGATATTGTAAATGAACTGGGAGGCCACACGGGCTGCGTCAATGCGTTATG TTGGTCGCGGTCTGGTCAGCTGTTGGCTTCAGGTTCTGACGATCTGCATCTCAACATCTATTCGTACCAGCCGGAATCCTCGTCCGCACCGTTTACGCTCAACACCACCGTTTACACCGGCCACAAGGCGAACATTTTCTCCGCCAAGTTCATGCCCCATTCGAATGATCGCACGCTGGTGACTTGCGCCGGTGATTCTCAAGTGCGCGTCTTCGACATCGAGTATTCCGCAGGTAACAGCAATGTCGCCGCCACGTCTGCCTTTTCTGCGTCAGCCCGGAGCCGTCGCTTCAACAATTTCTTTAGCAATGCGCGCTACTTGAATGAAAGAAATACCAATTGCAGAGTCTATCGGAGCCACGCGGATCGGGTCAAAAGGATTGTCACCGAGTCGTCTCCGTACCTCTTCCTCACGTGTTCGGAGGATGGCGAGGTGCGTCAGTGGGATTTGCGCCAGCCCTCTTCGGCCTATCCGCAGCCGCGCGGAGGACAGGGCTTCATGGCGTATCGGCCGGGTCTGGAGCATGACGATTCGAATGTGCCTCCTCCACTGATATCGTATAAACGGTACCATCTGGACCTCAACACCATCTCGTGCCCGTCGAGTCAACCGCATTACATCGCGCTGGGCGGCGCCCATTTGCATTGCTTCCTGCACGACCGGCGAATGCTTGGACGGGATCTTCTTGCGGAAAAGGGCCATCCAGGGGGTCTTTCCGACAGCGGTAGCCACCACGATGATGAACTCATGGGACAGGCGACGAGATGTGTTCGGAGATTTGCCCCCGACGGTAAGAGACGAATGCGCCCACGGGATAATGGCCATATTACCGCCTGTAAGATCAGCGACGCCAACCCGAACGAGATGGTCGTCAGCTGGTCCGGAGACCATATATACAGTTTTGATCTAGTTCGGAGTCCGGATGCGAACGACCCGGCGTCAGCGGCTCAGAGATCCGTGCATGGCAGTCCTTGTTCACGTAGGCGCCGAAACTCAAAGAACAGAAAGCGTAAACGGCAAAAGGGAGCTTCGCTGTCGTCACAGTCTAGCGGCAATCGCCATCAGTCGCGTCGGCGCTCGGCGGAACACGATGACAGCGGTGAGCTAGCCTTCAGAGTCCGCTATGGCAAtggagagatggaggatatccCGTTCCCTTCGCTATCCGAAACAGTGTCGAGCGCTCCGCCAAATGTGTTGGAGCAGGCGCAGTATTCGGTTCTGAACGAGGCACAGCGGCTGAGCATGCGGATCGCCAAAGGACTTGTCCAGCTCCGCAAggctctcttctccttggaaGCATCTGTGCGCGAAGCCACCGAGGCCGCAGGCCCATCTGACCTGACGCCGTACACTGCCTCATTTTCTACTGTGCTGACACTCGCGGCGGAGCATTTGCCGCGAATGGGAGAAGTCATGCGGACATGGAGATATCCTCTCGATCCGAGTCCCGAGGTTGTGAGCTTTCAGCAGTCTCTTCGTCGTAATCGGGAATCTGCCTGGAGATTTGTCCAAGCTGCGGGAACACTTGCACGGTTCCTGGGAGGTGAGATCCAAAGTCTGCCCGAAATTGAAGATTCGACGATGAACCTATTCCAGCAGATAGTACCTGCACCTGGTGAAAACAACGTGATTGACACAAAAGAGCAATTTGGCTATGACTTCATCAAAACcatcttgctcttctttgaaggaggaagggctGCTGTATTGGCTGGGTTCAAGAGCAATCCTTTCCACAGGCGTAATCTGGCGCGGTATCCGATTCCCGAAACAGCTGATGACAGTGATATTGAATCAGTCCTGATTCCTTACCTTCAAAGCTTGGCAGGGGACTATCCGGTGGTGAATGTCGATGCCTCGAGATTTGAACATGACAGCACTCGCACACTGTTTCCGACGCAACATGCTGCAGTTGCCGCCTTTGCAAATGCCTTGCAATTGCCACTGGAGGATTTGGGACATACTGCAGCCAGGGTTAATGGCGATGGTGGGACATCACATCAAGTTCGGTCTCTTGACCGGGCTTCGGCAACTAGGTTCTGGGTTCTCAGGGTAGGTCGAGGCATCTTGATGGAGACGGGTACGGGAGTCAACTACGCCTTTGTAAACCGGGCTTTTGGTGGGCTACGCACGGAAATCGAAGATAACTCGGACAGTGCGTTTCCGCAAGAGAGATTACAAGAGGATATTGACGGCAGCGTTGAGGAGGAGCCAATCCAAGACGTGAACCTTGTGACTTTGGGTACCTCTTTGAATGGAGACTCACGAACCTCCAACGCGAGAGAACGGCGGACGAGCCCCACTAACGGCAGGTCGGGCGTTGAAGATGGGGACTCCATTGAGCACGGTGATGCAGCGGTTGTGAGTGAGGATGGCTCCGATGTGGCaacagaagacgaaggcgaagatgaagaagaggacgagaacgaagaggaggacgaggatgaaggaggcTTCGACATGGAACTTGATTCttcggacgaggaggaagatgaggacgaagccGAGGAGCACCTCATCAACAGATATGGTTTTCGACGAACGCGAAGAGAGGATGTCGAACTGGACGTACCATGTTCCTCCCATACTAAAGTCTATCGGGGGCATTGCAATATCAAAACGGTCAAAGACGTCAATTACTTTGGGCTGAATGATGAGTACGTCGTAAGCGGCAGTGACTCGGGCCATATATTCATCTGGGATCGGAAAACAACGAACCTGGTCAACATACTCGAGGCAGATAGCGAGGTTGTCAACGTTGTGCAAG GACACCCGTACGAACCGACCATCGCCGCTTCTGGGATCGACAACACCATCAAGATCTTCTCACCCGATCGCCATGCACAGGACAATGCACGCCGTGGTATCAACATCCTAGACCCCGATAACCCAGCTAATACGCTTGGTTCAAATGTTGCCAGTATTGGCGGCCTCAAAAGTTGCAAACGCATCCATGATAGCTACCGGATCATGAGCCAGAACGACGTCGATCGTCAAGGAGGCATGAGTGAGGCGTACATCACG AGGAGTATGCTGGCTCGGTTAGCCGCTACATTACGGCAAAGACAGACTACTGGGGGTACACTGGTTGACGGGGCGGGCGAGGGTGCGACCATCGTTCTGGACGAAAATTGCACTGTAAGCACTTGGTTGATTCTTGGCATTCTCCCTGGCATGAAGACTAAAAATATTCTGTGCAGGTGA